tttttttttaacatggggtttcaccatgatggccaggctggtcttgaactcctgacctccggtgatccacccacctcggcctcccaaagtgctaggattacaggagtgagccaccgcgcccagcctagtaGGCAATTCTTAACTGTTTGACCTGGTTAATGGTTGACTATAACATTGCAGTTTTGAAAACGAGGACAAGCTTCaaatgaaaagaagagagagacagaggacttggagggaaagaaaacaataatcatAATCATACACAATATTGTTCACCATGTACAGGACAGTGTCCTATGAAGAATGAGTGACTTTGCTGATACGTCGTCAGGACCGCAGTAAACTTATCCACCTAAAAGCTGGTCACATTCCATGGCTGCTCTGCTTCTATCTTTGGTTTTCAATAATCCTATGTTCTAGAATATGTGAGTCTTGAGGATCAATAATCCAAAGCTCAAAACGGCTTTGAAATGAGTCCGTTTTCTCTACCATCTTTGGAGGCAAGATTGACTGGAGCAAGTCTAGGTCATCCATGAAAAGATACAGACATTCAGGGAAACCCCTAGTTCCAACCCCTGGCTGGAACCAATGCTAACTTTGATAATGCAGCTGTTGGACCAGCTGCATTTTCAGTTGCTACattcagctgcctcagcctctcacatgACTGGAGAGAATGAAAATTGTTATACTCTTTTTGGAGGGCAGTTTCCTATtacctatttatatttaaagccaTTGACCCAATAATTACCCTAAAAAAACTGTCCTATAGAAACTACACTACAAGTATGGAAGGGTATAGGCATGTTTACTATGGTCTGAGAATAGTGAAAAACTGCAAACACCTATAATTCCACCAACAGGATTATACTACAATGGAACACACTGcagctatggaaaaaaaaaatcaacttgcaGAATAATTTGTAAGCCATGATCTCATTTTtgttaaaggaaataaatgtagATTTGTGTATCTTAGGAAAACACACAGAAGAACTctgaatttttatcattattgttcCCACCTCCTTCTGTTACTGGTTTTGACTGCAAGTTGTCCCGGTTCTTggcatttttaagaaataattgaaCAAAACTTAcagcaaagcaaggaaagaatgaagcagcgaaagaaactaaataaaggcaggtatttctttttcttttttttttttttgagatggagtttcgctcttgttacccagactggggtgcaatggcacgatctcggctcactgcaacctccgcctcctgggttcaggcaattctcctgtctcagcctcctgagtagctgggattacaggcacacgccaccatgcccagctaattttttgtatttttcgtagagacggggtttcaccatgttgaccaggatggtctcgatctcttgacctcgtgatccacccgcctaggcctcccaaagtgctgggattacaggcttgagccaccgtgcctggcccctaaaaatttttttttgatgggagtcttgctctgtcacccaggctgcagtgcaatggcgtgctctccgctcattgcaacttccacctcctgggttcaagtgattctcctgcctcagcctcccaagtaactgggattacaggtgcgtgccaccacacctggctaatttttttttttttttttttttagacggagtttcgctcttgttacccaggctggagtgcaatggcgcgatctcggctcaccgcaacctccgcctcctgggttcaggcaattctcctgtctcagcctcctgagtagctcggattacaggcacgtgccaccatgcccagctactttttttttttttttgtatttttagtagagacggggtttcaccatgttgaccaggatggtcttgatctcttgacctcgtgatccacccgcctcagcctcccaaagtgctgggattacaggcttgagccaccgcgcccggcttaatttttgtatttttaaagtagagatgggttttcaccacgttggtcaggctgatctcaagcccctgacctcatgatctgcccgccttggcatcccaaagtgttgggattacaggtgtgagccatggcacccagctaattttatttatttttaatcaaatagcCATATGTGGCCAGCGTTGGACCATGAAGCTTTAAAAATCTGctgaaggctgggcgtggtggctcatgcctataatcccagaattttgggaggctgaggcaggcggatcacctgaggtcaggagttcgagatctgcctggccaacatggtgaaaccctctctgaactaaaaatacaaaaatcagctgggtatggtggtgcacacctgtagttctagctactcaggaggctgaggcaggagaattgcttgagcctgggaggcggaggttgcagtgagcagagatcataccagtgcactccagtctggcaacagagtgagagttttgtctcaaaaaaaaaaaaaaaaaaaactgttgtaatattaatatatagaCTCTTCTCAGAGAAGTATacacatggccaggcacggtggcttacgcctgtaattccaacactttgggaggcgaaggtgggcagatcatgaggtcaggaggtcaagacatCCTggcgcaacatggtgaaaccgtctctgctaaaaaaaaaaaagatatagctgggcatggtggctcatgcctgtaatcccagcattttgggaggccgaatatagtggatcacgaggtcaggagttcaagaccagcctggccaagatagtgaaaccccatctgtattaaaagatatatatacaaaagttagctgggcatggtagcgcatgctggtaatctcagctactcgggaggctgaggcaggagaatcacctgaacccaggagacagaggttgcagtgagctgagactgtgtcactgcactccagccgggtgacagattgagactctgtctccaaaaaaaaaagaaagaaagaaaagtacacacatatacaaaattttacataaaatttcagGAGATCCAGGGATCCTCTCAAGTCCATCCATGTGTCTCTAGCTCAAGAACCTCTGAAATAATGAGAATGGAATAAACAGCACTAGAGAGGGCAAAATTCAGAACTGAAGAGATGAGATAGAAAACGGGCAAATGCTAAAGCCCCCCCAGTTCAGAACCCTGGGATCCTGGAAGGAACCGCACTAGGTATGAAGAtagcctctgcctctctccttctttcGTCACACAGAACATTTGCCACGTTGTTTACTTTACCACATTATGCTAGACATTCAGACTGCAAACTTCATAAGAGCAGAGACTGTATTTGTCTTACTCACCATTATGTACCTAGAGCCTAGTATGAATCCAGCACATAGTTGGCTTTCAAATATCTGCCAGATGAATTTATTGGATATCTGATTCTTTCCAGTCCTAGGAGATCACAGCTCCTGAGTTACGGAGGGTCTTGGTGATAAGGAGAGTTGGCTGGCTCAGGGAATAAAGAGAGTTTCCTTGAAGTTGAGCAAATACTCACATCCATGAGAATCCGATCTCTCTTTCTTCaggttcaaaagagaaaaattaaaaagagaatccTGTATCACTGGGACTGTTTCTATGCCTTGTGATATAAAAATCACCCAAAGGCTTCAATAGTAAGTGATAGTATGGGAGCCATATACTGGAGCCCCAGGGTTAAATGCTCTCCTTGGGTATCTCCCTCCCCCTCTGTCTTCTGAAGTTCTGGAATATGACTCCCTTCTCTCAAATTGCCCCTCTATCTGGAATTCTCTTATATCTCTACTAGGCAAATTCTAAGTCACTGTGAAATGCCTCTTTCCTCGGAAATCTATATTGGTACTTTTAGACAGAATTATATACTTCCACTGGTTCCCTTTGTACTTGCACATTTCATTATGTGTATTCTAAAAGCGCAGGGGCCAGACATTCATCTCTGTATCCCAGCAATAATGTTTGGCATATAGAAGGTAGTTAATGACAATTATGAACcactaaaatataaacacaatCACTTTCCCCAACACTACTTCTGCTCCTTGTGCTGGTCAAAGACAATGGATTTGGTATGAATAAGCCTTTGTTATTCACAAGGAAGTTACCTGAAAACAAAACTCCATGGTCCTCTTTATGAGTACtccaaaaaaatagaatatacatGACAGATGTACAACAGAAGGAACAGGACAGAAAAGGTTTCTGCCTGAGCAGAAGTCGAAGGGCTGTCTAGGCAGAAATTCAGGGCAAGAACATCCTCAACATGGTAATGGGCATTTATGAAAAGCCCACAGGTAACATCACACACAATGGTGAAAACTCAAAACTTTCTGCCTAAGATCAAGAGCAAGACAAGGATTCCTAGTTTCCCTAtgctacttctattcaacattgtactgaaagTTCTATCCATGGCAATTAcacaagaaacagaaggaaaaggcaTCTAAATGGGTAGGGAAGAAGTAACAttttctctatttacagatgacatggattacatatgtataaatatataatatacatagtaTAATCTACATATAATACGTATATATCCCTAAAGAATCCACCAAAAAaagctaataaacaaattcagcaaaattgcagagtacaaaatcaacataaaaaaatcagtctttttgttttttttgaggcggcatctcagtctgtcgcccaggctggagtgtagtggcatgattttggcttactgcaacctccacctcttggcttcaagtgattctcctgtctcagcctcttgagtagatgggactacagatgcatgccaccatgcccggctaattttttgtagttttagtagagacgaggtttcaccatgttggccaggctggtcttgaactcctgacctcaggtgatccaccacactcagcctcacaaagtgctgggattacaggcatgagccactgtgcccagccaataatctATCATATTTCTATACAGCAGCAATGAATAAATACTCAAAACATGAAATTAAGATAACAATTCCTGCTGGGTGTGGTCCACAGGTCCTAGATGGTCTTGTAGTAGTGTCTGTAGTGGCAGGAAGGCCCGGGCCAATGCTTCTGGTACCAGTCACAGATCTTCACCTCCAGCTCACCATTTGCCACCTCAAGGGTGTGTATCTCCTCCAGGTAGGAGATCACACGGAGCCGTCACCCAGGCCCCTGAAGGACAATGTGGCCCATGACTGGCAATAGCTGTAGGAAGTCATGGCAAGGTGGAACATGCCCACAGGCTGTGGATCACACGaggagatgtttttgtttttttttttttttccaaagggtcacagtctcattctgttacccaggctctggagtgcagcagcacacaGTTGACTTTAaccttgaactcccggcctcaaatgatcctttcacTTCTATCtctcaaagtcctaggattatagccatgagccacggtgcctggccagttAAAGTGGTTAATTTTAGGTTATGTGAATTTAACATcaatcataataaaaaagaaaccagaagtaagaaaaacagacacaaaagatGTTAGAAAAAGGGATCTATTTACAAACCAAAAAGTCTCCAAATTCCTGTTGGAAGGAGGTAGCAAGTAGGAGCAGGTCCCTCGTAGAAACCCCAAGTACCAGCCCATGGGGTCAGCCCTTGCCCCTATGGCCCATCCTTGTCACAACCCAAGAAGCAATCCGTCCAATGTCCACAGCCCTCAGTCTTCTTGCCAGTCATCCTGTGCCCAGGCAGGCATTGGCGAAAAGTACTCAAAGCCTGGCCCTTTATAGCGTAGGGCGTGTAGGAACATCACAAGGTCTTGGGGCAAGGGATCCTGTCGTACCAGCCGGCACTCTGCACAGAGTGGGTCTGTCTCTTGATTCATGACGTCTGTTTCAATTGCCTTCTCTGGTGCCAATGCTAGTGTGTCCAAATCCTGAGGCACTGCCTCAACTACTTCCTCTATCTTCTGGGCTACGGCAGCCAACTCTTCCAGGTTGTCCTTGCCCAACTCTGAGGAGGGGGCCGTAGAGTCTGTGAGTCCTGAGGACAGGTCGCCCTCACAGAGATCTAGTACATCCAGGCTCTGTTTGGCCTGGTGCTCTGCTACCAGGTCCCGTAGCAATTCCTCATCTGTCTTGGGAATGTGGCCACCCCGGCCTCGGGAGGGACCCCAGGCAGCTGAGTTATAGATGGGGTCATTGAGAATAGGATGGCCCAAGAACTGAAGGTGGACTCGAATCtggtgtgtgcggcctgtgaGTGGCCGGCACTGTACCACACTGGAGTGGCCATTGTAGCTCAGCCTCTGGAACACTGTCTCACAGGGCTTGCCCTGGGGATCTACACGGCACACCCCTACTTTGTAAGACACCACTAAGATGGGTTCTTTACAGGTCATTTCCTCGGTAGGGAACTCCCCTTCCACCCGGCACACATACTCCTTCTCCAGCTATataggaggaaagaggaagaaagtcaGTACAAAGCCTACATTCATGGAGTCCAAACCCTCTGTGGGGTGATAATGACCATTGCCAGACAGAAGATTCCAATTCTAGCTCTACCATTTGCCAGTTTTGTGATCTTGGTTACATTACTTAACCTCTAAATCCTACTAACTCACCTAGAAAATGTGAAATTAGAAAAGCAtttactggctgggtgcagtggcccatgcctgtaatcccagtgctttgggagaccgaggtgggtggatcaccttatgttgggagttccagaccaggctgatcaacatggagaaacctcatctctactaaaaaatacaaaattagccaggcatagtggctcatgcctataattccagctacttggaaggctgagggaggagaatcgcttgaacctgggaggcagaagttgtggtgagctgagactgcaccattgcactccagcctgggcaacaagagtgaaactctgtctcaaaaaagaaaaagaaaagcatttaccTCATTGGGCTATGATAAGCATTTAGTAAGTTAGGCTCTAGTGTGTATGGTACTAAACCTGGTATACAGtatgcactcaataaatgtatTACGATTCAGATCCAGAATTACAAGTCTCAAGACAACAATTATTACCATTAAACTCCTGTATCAAGCCTTTTCCAACTACATCTATAATCTTTCCACCAAGCAGGCTCTCCCAACAATCTTAAAAGCCTTGCTCAGCCTGtcagccttttattttcttatgttattttatttttttgagaccaagttctTGCTCTATAGCTCAGGCTGGACATCAGtgacacgatcatggctcactgcagcctcaacctcccaggcccaagagatcctcctacccagcctcccaagtagcagaaaccacaggcatgtgccaccatgccaggctatatatttttttttttttgaacagacagggtctccctatgttgtccaagctggtctcaacctcctgggctcaagccaccccactgtctcagcctccccaaatgctgggattacaggtgtgagccactgtgcctggccttgtcaGCATTTTAAAACCTCAAAACAGCAAACTACTAAGAGACAAAGTGCAAGTCAACTCTAAAGATTTTTTGGAAACATTATGAGATATCCTGCGTTTGGCACTTTAGGCGTTGACCTGCCTTAAGGTAAGAAGGAAGGTCAAATATAAAGGCTCACTTCAGAACTCCGTGATGTCCTTTTGAAACAGAGCATTGGAGAGCCCAAGAAATGGCCCGTAGGAGACAAAAGTCTGACTCACCTGCCGGTCCCGAACCTGCTCGTGAATTCTCTCAGAGACTGCAGCTGTCTTCGCAAACATAAGTACCCCTGAGGTAAGGCGGTCAAGCCGATGCAATGGGTGTAGCTCCTTGAGTTGGTGCTCCTTGCCTAGGATGAAGATAACTGTGTTGTGTCGAAAGCGGCCACACGGGTGGACAGGAATGGAGGAAGGCTTGTCTACAACTACCACATCTTCATTCTCAGCTAGCAGGTGAATGGGCTCTGCTGtgactggtggctcatgcctgtgcaCTGTGTTCCGCAAGAAATCATTGTCCTGTCAAAGACAAAGATAACAAGTCGGCCCAGGGACCAGCAGCCTGTAATCAGTCAACTCCATACCCAGCTTCCCCTGTTCCCTACTGACATGGAAAAATGGTGATAGCACATCCTTAGGCAGAAAGAGCAGTGTGCACAGTGTGACCTCAATTTataaagacagacagacacaggcaTATAGCTGGCATTGAAGTTACTGGAAGAACAGACACAAAAATGTTAACTGTGGTATCTCATGGTGAGATTATGAATGTTTCTTGGTTTTGCTGATTATATTTTCTCTACAATAAAggtattttaaaggtaaaacttcttttttttgagacagagtctcgctctgttgccaggctggagggcagtagcgccagctccactcactgcaacctctgcctcccaggttcaagtaatgctcctgcctcagcctcccaagtagctgggactataggcgtgtgccaccacgcccagccaaattttttattttttagtagagacggggtttcaccatgttggccaggatggtctcgatctcttgaactcgtgatccacccaccacggcctctcaaagtgctgggattacaggcatgagctaccgcgcctggcaagGTAAAACTTTTTTAATGGAGGAAAACGTCCATAAAACATCACTTATCACTATCTCGAACAAACAAAACTAAGTTAAAGTCCAGGGATGTGGGCTCTAGACCAGGATTTGGCACAGGCTCACTACATGCTCTTGGGCAAGTCGTTTATCTTCTCTGGGTCTCCATTTCCTGTGGAATGTGAGGGTTAGACCAGAACTGTGCTTTCAGAATTGGGATAGGAGAGGGAATTCGTCAAGGTAAATCTATTACATATTGACTCAAATTGCTTGATCAGTGGGACAAGTTACTCTAAAACCATCCATTCCCCGAATGTTTTCCTCCACTCACAACATGGTAAACCACTGTTACTCAAAGGTAAACAGTGTAACTTCTGACAGGGGTGTCTGCTATCTCATACCTGTGATGGAATTTGAAAGGAGTCAAAGCACTGGGCTAAACAATTCTAGTCTTTATCCCTGACATCTCTCAATTCTATTAACGTATCAGGCTCTACGTTAAACAGTTTGAGTTACAAGGAGCACGGGCTTTGGTAGTGGCACTGTTTGGCCTTACTCTTTGAGATTCCTTAGTTTCCTCATAGGTAAAATGAAGTGGCAATTCCTACTTCACAAGGTTGTCATTAGAATTAGACGTTAAGGGACATAAAAGGGTTAACTttgtgcccagcacacagtaaaGAGACATAAATGATAGCCCCTATTATTACTATTTGCACAGAGATCACTGCCCTTGCCACAAGACAGTGTTTAAAGGAATTATGACAATTCCAACTTCTGTCCTTTGGTAACAAGGAAGCTGCCCTGAAGAGACTCTGTCCACTTTCGAGGGGGGAAAACGGGGACTAAAAAAGTGTTCCAAATGAAAGCGCGAAAGCTTTAGAGTTGCCATGATTTTAATCCAGTACCTATGCTCTACtaagccaaaacaaaaacaaacacaaaaaaccacCCCTTTTCCTCGCCGGCTTCTGGCCAGCCCCAACAGGACTCCACCTTGAGCACGATGCTGAGGTCCTGCACCGGCTCTTCGTTGAGATGCAGGCGGCCCGCCCGGATCGCGGCCTCGTAGTAGGCCAGGGGCTGAGCTCGGAACTCCGTGCTGAAGACGTGCAGCAAGCTATGGCCCACCCAGCGGCCTTTGCAGTAGGTCCGGAAGTCAAAGTAATAGGGCCGCACCTTACGCAGGCCGCCCTCGAAGTAATAACTGGTTTCTGCAAAGTGCTCATCGCCGAAGCTCACCCCGGTCCGCCGCTTCTTCGGGGGCGGCACGACACGCTCACCGGTTGCGCCGCGGCGCTTCCTACGCTTGCCCGGGCCCTGGGCTGCAGTCGAGGCATGCTCCCCGCAAACTGGGGCCGGCTCCAC
The sequence above is a segment of the Saimiri boliviensis isolate mSaiBol1 chromosome 2, mSaiBol1.pri, whole genome shotgun sequence genome. Coding sequences within it:
- the RPUSD2 gene encoding pseudouridylate synthase RPUSD2 isoform X1, whose amino-acid sequence is MWLSRRGLPGVLGLWCYALQRPSFARTWSGYKGPMAETLSTQVGTTGGLKALHQQNGDASGDAMVEPPPEAPKPAGQEVEPAPVCGEHASTAAQGPGKRRKRRGATGERVVPPPKKRRTGVSFGDEHFAETSYYFEGGLRKVRPYYFDFRTYCKGRWVGHSLLHVFSTEFRAQPLAYYEAAIRAGRLHLNEEPVQDLSIVLKDNDFLRNTVHRHEPPVTAEPIHLLAENEDVVVVDKPSSIPVHPCGRFRHNTVIFILGKEHQLKELHPLHRLDRLTSGVLMFAKTAAVSERIHEQVRDRQLEKEYVCRVEGEFPTEEMTCKEPILVVSYKVGVCRVDPQGKPCETVFQRLSYNGHSSVVQCRPLTGRTHQIRVHLQFLGHPILNDPIYNSAAWGPSRGRGGHIPKTDEELLRDLVAEHQAKQSLDVLDLCEGDLSSGLTDSTAPSSELGKDNLEELAAVAQKIEEVVEAVPQDLDTLALAPEKAIETDVMNQETDPLCAECRLVRQDPLPQDLVMFLHALRYKGPGFEYFSPMPAWAQDDWQED
- the RPUSD2 gene encoding pseudouridylate synthase RPUSD2 isoform X2, yielding MWLSRRGLPGVLGLWCYALQRPSFARTWSGYKGPMAETLSTQVGTTGGLKALHQQNGDASGDAMVEPPPEAPKPAGQEVEPAPVCGEHASTAAQGPGKRRKRRGATGERVVPPPKKRRTGVSFGDEHFAETSYYFEGGLRKDNDFLRNTVHRHEPPVTAEPIHLLAENEDVVVVDKPSSIPVHPCGRFRHNTVIFILGKEHQLKELHPLHRLDRLTSGVLMFAKTAAVSERIHEQVRDRQLEKEYVCRVEGEFPTEEMTCKEPILVVSYKVGVCRVDPQGKPCETVFQRLSYNGHSSVVQCRPLTGRTHQIRVHLQFLGHPILNDPIYNSAAWGPSRGRGGHIPKTDEELLRDLVAEHQAKQSLDVLDLCEGDLSSGLTDSTAPSSELGKDNLEELAAVAQKIEEVVEAVPQDLDTLALAPEKAIETDVMNQETDPLCAECRLVRQDPLPQDLVMFLHALRYKGPGFEYFSPMPAWAQDDWQED